Sequence from the Miscanthus floridulus cultivar M001 chromosome 16, ASM1932011v1, whole genome shotgun sequence genome:
AGTCGGTGTGGATGAGTCAATTAGCCAGGAATGAGGAATCATGAACTTATCGAGGGTCAGTAAATTAGGCACAAATGAGAAAGGCACACTGCTGTGGGAACTAAACTGACGACTATGAAACATTGAAGCAAACTGAGAGGAACCGTGGGAAACCTAGTCAACACACAGGAAAGAAAAAGGTGTAACATGCTGTGAAGACAAGCGGGAAGCATGAACCACGAAACAAAGGTTAGGAAAACAGGTAAAAAAAATTGGAGAGCACCATCAGACGCTAAAACACCATTCCGTCTGGAACGGAACCTACTTGATCAATTAGCTGCTGCGCAACTGCCAGGAGCAGCGGACAGGGTGCGCCAGCATCACTGGAAGTAGCAATAACCAGCCTAGCTAGGTGGATACCTCTATTTGCAATTGGGAAAAGATGGCGAGCTAAATTCCTGTACAACAATAAACCGTGAATACTGTAATCAGCTATAATGAAACCAAACGTGGCCTGTAAGTGTACCAGGGCTTGCAAAGATGCAGTCTCATAAGCAGAAGAGCTGGTAAACCCGGGGGAGCCCAGAAGAAAAGTGTGGTGCCAGATGGGCCTTGAGCAGCGTGCTGGGGCAGCTGCAGCTCAACACCATACAAATTAGTCCCATCCTCTACTGTCTGCCGTATAACGGAGACATAAGAAAGGCAGCAATGCTGCGCCACAGCCTGTAAAACAGCTAAGTAGGACATGCGGAAACAGAACATTTTTTCCTTGTTTTTGATGTTTTGTCCAAAACACACAGAACCCCCTTTTTTTAAAATTCCAAACTCACGCAAGCCTACACGAACATGACGTTCATGCAAGATAAGAAACCCAAAACACTGCATCAGTGAGGATGTATAATATCTTAGATGAACATAAGAAAAGGAGACGCACAAGGCAGGCGGGCTGAAGAACAGACCTGGAAAGAACAGGCAACCAACAGGGACAACAACGGCGCCGACGGGAACCTGCAGGGGGAACGGAGCGGTCGAATCAGGCAAGGGCATAGGAAACAGAGAACCGAAACGCATCTATAACACACAATGAGACAGAAGCAGGTGAATAAAATCAGCGCGCACCAACTGGACGACGCGCACCAACTGGAAGACGGCGAGATTCTCCGGTGGCACAGACGCGTGGCTGAACAGCGGAGCAGCGACCCCTGGCCACAACTCAGAGGCATGTGTCGACAATGAACGCAGTAGCAACGACGAGGGGAACCTACAGGGGCAACGAAGCAACCAAATCAGACATTGGCACACCGAAGAGCGAACCGGACCGCATGTAGCGCAGAAGGGTGGATAAGACAGAAGAGAGGCAACAGTACGACAGCGAGGCTCTCTGCGGGAACAACCGCTTCCCTGGACGGCGGAACCGCGACGGCCGTCCGCAGTCCCCGACGACGGCTCCTAGTAGAATGCTGGGCAGCCCCAAGGAGGCGGAGCCAGGCCCGCACCCTAGGCCCTGCGGCGGCGCGAGCCTGCGGCGGCGCGAGGCCGCCGAGGAGGGGTAGCAACGGCAGCGTACAAAGAAGCGCCGACGGCGAAGGAGGCGGAAGGAGAGGAGAGCGGGCGAGCAGCGGAGCAACATGCCGAGGGAAGGGAAGAGAAAATGACAGCAGACCGATTGGGGAGAAGCCGAGGACGCAATTATTGATGGCCGAATCGGAAGGCAAGGTCATAGAAACGAAGGCAGAAGTGGATTCGGACAGAAGCCAAACTGAGAAGCTCAAAGGTAAGAGGAGAGAACAGTTAGAGAATCAGGCACCCACCTACCAACAAAACAAGAGGCACGGTGGCCGTCAACCAACAGATCGCGCGGTGTAAAACATGTAAGCAGACGTGTATAGAGGCGCAGGCCGAGGAGCTggccatctttttggcttttaaatgctcgagatttttttttttgtcttgaaaGGAGCCTGGCTTGGCCTGACTCCTTATTTTACTGCCCCAGCTAGCCTTTGGCCGGCTCATCTCGGCAGGCTATGCCATTGACCTGACTCCCTTGTTGATCTCTATATATAATTTTCCTCTTTAGCTAGCAGCTATTAGCTGCTGAAGAGTACTTATACTCCTACGATTGTTGGTCATAAGCATGCGAAATTTTTTCCAACAATGGTAAAATTTTATTTCGAGGAGGAACAAATTAACCTGACACGTACGTACGATTAAGTCATTTCCATATCAATATCTTTTCCACCTCTTTCTTTTCTGTGCTACTAATCCAAAGTCTTATAGAACAGTCAGAAGATCTTTCTTTGCTTTGTGTTGTTATTATTGATTTATTATTACAATATTATACAGGAAGGAGAAAAAGCATGAGAGGACGTGAGTGGCGGAGCAGTTGGATGACGCCTCGAGATGCACGTGGTGTTGCTAAGAAAaagtcgcccccccccccccctcctcctctTCGACTTTTTAACCCACTGTTAGTGGGTTGTTACTGCTGTTAATCCATGTTCCATCCAT
This genomic interval carries:
- the LOC136513316 gene encoding uncharacterized protein isoform X2, giving the protein MLLRCSPALLSFRLLRRRRFFVRCRCYPSSAASRRRRLAPPQGLGCGPGSASLGLPSILLGAVVGDCGRPSRFRRPGKRFPSSLLLRSLSTHASELWPGVAAPLFSHASVPPENLAVFQLVRVVQLVPVGAVVVPVGCLFFPGLREFGILKKGGSVCFGQNIKNKEKMFCFRMSYLAVLQAVAQHCCLSYVSVIRQTVEDGTNLYGVELQLPQHAAQGPSGTTLFFWAPPGLPALLLMRLHLCKPWNLARHLFPIANRGIHLARLVIATSSDAGAPCPLLLAVAQQLIDQATAHIPQSQKLCDPLDELTLTIDYYHKNVQKLHGYYETNKQKYISTRLQTETSSLAGNRWDWMNATEE
- the LOC136513316 gene encoding uncharacterized protein isoform X3, whose protein sequence is MLLRCSPALLSFRLLRRRRFFVRCRCYPSSAASRRRRLAPPQGLGCGPGSASLGLPSILLGAVVGDCGRPSRFRRPGKRLFPQRASLSFPSSLLLRSLSTHASELWPGVAAPLFSHASVPPENLAVFQLVRVVQLVPVGAVVVPVGCLFFPAAPARCSRPIWHHTFLLGSPGFTSSSAYETASLQALVHLQATFGFIIADYSIHGLLLYRNLARHLFPIANRGIHLARLVIATSSDAGAPCPLLLAVAQQLIDQATAHIPQSQKLCDPLDELTLTIDYYHKNVQKLHGYYETNKQKYISTRLQTETSSLAGNRWDWMNATEE
- the LOC136513316 gene encoding uncharacterized protein isoform X1, with the translated sequence MLLRCSPALLSFRLLRRRRFFVRCRCYPSSAASRRRRLAPPQGLGCGPGSASLGLPSILLGAVVGDCGRPSRFRRPGKRLFPQRASLSFPSSLLLRSLSTHASELWPGVAAPLFSHASVPPENLAVFQLVRVVQLVPVGAVVVPVGCLFFPGLREFGILKKGGSVCFGQNIKNKEKMFCFRMSYLAVLQAVAQHCCLSYVSVIRQTVEDGTNLYGVELQLPQHAAQGPSGTTLFFWAPPGLPALLLMRLHLCKPWNLARHLFPIANRGIHLARLVIATSSDAGAPCPLLLAVAQQLIDQATAHIPQSQKLCDPLDELTLTIDYYHKNVQKLHGYYETNKQKYISTRLQTETSSLAGNRWDWMNATEE
- the LOC136513316 gene encoding uncharacterized protein isoform X4, producing the protein MLLRCSPALLSFRLLRRRRFFVRCRCYPSSAASRRRRLAPPQGLGCGPGSASLGLPSILLGAVVGDCGRPSRFRRPGKRLFPQRASLSFPSSLLLRSLSTHASELWPGVAAPLFSHASVPPENLAVFQLVRVVQLVPVGAVVVPVGCLFFPAAPARCSRPIWHHTFLLGSPGFTSSSAYETASLQALATAHIPQSQKLCDPLDELTLTIDYYHKNVQKLHGYYETNKQKYISTRLQTETSSLAGNRWDWMNATEE